The genome window CGGTGGGCAGCAGTTCCTCATGGGTGTCGAGATGACGGCAGATGTCCCTGATGCGTTGCTGCGTCCCGGGGAACTGCGCGAAGAAACGTTCGTTGCGGACCGCGGTCTTCGCGTAGGTCGCGCGGTAGATGTCGTCGACCCGGGTGTGCGGGTCATGGGCGAACCCGGGCAGCCCGCCGGTGAGGTACGCCTCGCGCACGCCCTCCGGATGCTGCGAGAGATACGTGGTGATGCAGAACCCGCCGAAGGACTGGCCGAGCAGGGCCCAGGGATCCTCGCCGAGGGTGACGCGGAGCAGCTCGGCGTCCGCCACGATGCTGTCGGCGCGCAGGTGGGTGAGGTAGTCGGCGGGGAGGGGGACGGCGGCGTCCACCGGGGTGGACCGTCCGGTGCCGCGCTGATCCAGCAGGATGACGCGGTATCCGCTCAGCGCCTCACCCAGCCAGCCGGTGATCTCCCGGGTGGGGGAGGTGGGACGCGGTGCCCCGTGTCCGGGGCCGCCCTGGAGGAACACCAGGGCGGGCAGGGCCTCGCCGCCGTCCGGGATGTACTCGCGGGCGAAGATGTCGATGGTGCGGAGGTCGGTGCCGCCATGGACCAGCGGAGCGGTGAGCACATGCTCCTTGACGGTGTGGCCGTGTCGGCGGGTGGAGGTGGTCGTGAGGTCGGCGTTCATGGTCACCAGTCCTACCGGAGGTGTGTGTCCGCCCGGTAGCCTCATCGTCATGCTCCGCATCGCGACCGCCAACGTCAACGGGATCCGTGCCGCGCAGCGCAGGGGGTTCGACGACTGGCTGACCGGCCGCCACTGTGACGTCATCGCACTCCAGGAGATCCGGGCGCAGGCCAACAAGCTGCCGGAGGGGGCGTTCGGCGGCTACCACGTCGCACTGGAGACCGGTGGTCTGCCAGGCCGCAACGGCGTCGCGGTGCTCACGACCCGACCGCCTGCGGCGGTCCGCACCTGGAGTGGCACCGCCCTGCTCGGCGAACCACACGCCGGGCCGGGGGATCTGCGCGAGGTCCCTGCCGCAGACCGGGTGGCACTGGCCCGGGACCTGCGTCCCTTCATCGCGGAAGGACGCTACATCGAGGTCGACCTTGCCGAGGTGCCGGTCACCGTCGCCTGCCTCTACCTGCCCAAAGGTGGTCTGCCTGCCGAACTGCAACGGCCGGAACGGATGCGCGAGGCGCCTGACGGAGGACGCCGCTACCGCCGCAAGATGGGCTTTCTCGCCGGATTCGGGCGCTACCTCGTGAGGACGCGCCGGGCGGCACTCGCCGAGGGGCGGGAATTCCTGCTCATGGGCGACATGAACATCGCCCATACCCCCCACGACCTCGCGAACTGGCGGGGCAACCGGAACCACGACGGTTTCCTCCCCGAGGAACGCGACTGGTTCGACCGGCAGCTCTCACCCCGCACCCTCGTCGATGTCGTCCGGTCGGTGCACCCGGACACCGACGGTCCCTATTCCTGGTGGTCGTGGGCCGGGCAGTCTTTCGCCAAGGACGTCGGGTGGCGCATCGACTACCACCTGGCCACACCCCGCCTGGCCCGCAGGGCAATCCGGGCCGAGGTGGACCGGGAGCACCGAGGTGTCCGCCTCTCGGACCATTCCCCGGTGGTCGTCGACTACGAGACGGGGTAACCGGTGACCAGACCGGCGGTGTTCGGTTCCCAGCCGAGCTCCGGGGCGACATGCTCGGCGAAGTTCTGCAGGATCCGCAGGTTCGCGTCCACCCCCAGCTGGCTCGGGATGGTGATCATCAGGGTGTCTGCCTCGGCGAGCGCGGCGTCCTTCCTGAGCTGTTCGACGAGCTTGTCCGGCTCATCGGCGTAGGAGCGTCCGAAGGTGGCCTGGCCGTCGTCGATCCAGCCGATGCCGCCGTCGTCGCCGCCGATGCCGAACATCCGCATGTCCTCCTGTGAGGTCACCGGGATGATGGAGCGGGAGACGGAGACGCGCGGGGTCCACTGGTGGCCGGCCTCCTTCCATGCGGCACGGTAGGCGCGGATCTGGTCGGCCTGGAGATCCTCGAAGCGGTCGCCGTTGGCCTCGGTGAGCAGGGTGGAGCTCATGAGGTTCACGCCGTCGTGGGCAGCGCGCACCGCGGTGTCGCGGGAACCGGCGCCCCACCAGACGTGCTTACGCAGGGACAGCGAGTGCGGCATTACCGGCACCGGGACGTCCGGGTGGTACATCCGCGGGTACTGCTGGTCCAGGGGCAGGGAGGTGGCCATGCCTTCACCGTCGACGGCGGCCATGAAGCGTTCGAACTTCTCGCGGGCCATCGCCGCACCCTTGGGGTCATCGGTGCCGGGGTGGTAGCCGAAGGCCTCGTAGCCCCGGTCGACGGGCTCGGGTGATCCCCGGGAGACACCGAGGGCGACCCTGCCGTCGCTGAGCAGATCGAGCTGCGCGGCCTCCTCGGCCAGGTGCAGCGGATTCTCGTACCGGATGTCGATGACGCCGGTGCCGACCTCGATCCGCTCGGTGCGTGCGGCGATGGCGGCCAGCAGCGGCATCGGGGCGGAATGCTGTGGTGCGAAGTGGTGGACGCGGAAGTAGGCGCCGTTGACGCCGAGCTCATCGGCGCCGACGGCGATCTCCAGCGCGTTCTTCAGGTTCTCCTTCGCGCCGGGCATGTGGCGTGCGGAGCCGGCGAGGTCGTAGTGGCCGAAGCTCAGGAAGCCGAAGGCTTTCACAGGTACTCCTTGAAGACTAGTAGTTGATGTGTCAACTATATGCCTGCGAGTGGTCCTGCGCAAGGGTGCGGCGCCTCACCCGGCGAGGATCTCCGCCGCGGCGCGTCCGGCCAGTCGTCCGGCCCGGTTCGCGCCGACGGTGGATGCCGTCGACCCGTAGCCGACGAGCAGGATGCGCGGGTCCTTCGCCACCCGGACCTCGTCGACCATGCGGATGCCGCCACTGTTCTGTTCATGCAGATGGAGCGGTGCGAGGTGGGTCAGCGCCGGGCGGAACCCGGTGTTCCAGAAGATCGTGTCCACGTCCTCGGTGTGCCCAGCGGGGAAGGGGGACCAGCTGGCGTTCTGCCGCGCCCGGGAAGACTGTTCACCCCACACCGCGCCGTGGTCAGTGAACCGGGCGACCATTCCCCGGGAGACCAGCACCCCGGCCTCCACCGCGGCCAGGTACTCCGGCCACGGCGGAATGCCGGTGTTGCGCACCACGGAGTCCGGACGCCGGCCGCTCAGTGTGGCGGCACGGACCCGCTCCTCCACGCCGTAGCCCCACCGTTGGTCGAACTCCTGGCTGGTGAAATTGGGCGGACGCCGGGTCGCCCACACGGTGTCCGCCGCCGCACCCGGCTGGTTGAGCTCCAGCAGGAACTGCACGGCGGACAGTCCCCCGCCGATCACGAGGACCCGTTGCCCGGCGAAATCCTCCCTGCGCACGTAGTCGACGGTATGGAGCTGACGTCCGGTGAACTCGGCGATGCCGGGAACATAAGGGACATAGGGGTGGGTCCAGGTCCCGGTGGCATTGAGCAGCAGCCGGGTACGCACGGTGGTGCAGGTGCCACCGGACAGGAGCGTCAGGTCAAGATCGGATCCGGTATCCCCGTCCTCTCCGGTACCGCGCACGGACACGACCTGCACCGGGCGCACCACCTGCAGTCCGAAGGCCTCCTCGTAACGGCCGTAGTAGTCGCTGACCAGGTGGGACGCCGGAACTGTCGGGTCCGGCCGCTCCATCGGCAGACCCGGCAGGTCAGCGATCCCGTGGGCGCGTCCGAGCGTGAGGGAATCCCACCGGTGCCGCCACGCACCACCGGGGCCGTCATTGCCGTCCAGTACGAGGACATCGGTGCCCGGGGTGAATCCGCGCCGCACGAGTTCGTGGGCGGCTGCGAGACCGGCCTGGCCCGCCCCGATGATGACGGCGGGCACGGTGGCAGGGAGGGCACTCATGCCGCCGAGACTAGCCCTCCGTCTACTTCCGCAAAGCCTCGAGGACCCCCTCGTCCGTCCGGTAACCGCTGTGTTCATCACCGACGTCCCCGTCGGCCAACCCCCACAGGGTGGCAGCCAGGTCCGCGGCGTCCTTCCCCGAGCCGTTGAGCAGCCACCGGTCCAGCTTCTCCGGCACACTGTGGTCCTCCGGGGCCGTCCCGTTGATGAAGTCCGCGCCCCAGCCCAGATCGGCAGGGTCGCGTCCGTGGATCAGCGAATTGTCCGTGACGGCCCCGATGATGTCGCCGGGCGCCCGGTACACGTGGACCTCGGCGTCCCCGTCGAGGGCGTCGAGATGGAGCTGATCCGCGGTCAACGCCGTCATCCCCGGACTGCCCATGAGGTGGATCTCATCGGCCTGCAGGGCACGGGAGCTGTCCCCGGCACCCTCGTCGATGACGCGGGTGCCGTAACTGTGGCCGACGATGCTCAACCTGGCGTCCGGATTCCGGGTCCGCAGATTCTCCTGGACACCGCGCAGCTCGGTACCGCCCCGCCGGGCGTTGCCGTTGCGGGACGCCGCCGGTAGGGAGGCCGGTGCGTCATACCCGTGCCAGGCGATCGTCGCCTGGCCGGGGTTGGTGATCCGCGCGGCCAACAGGGACGATTCCCTCAGCCCGCCCAGTGAACTCGACCCCGTCCCGGAGACCAGGGTGGTGACCTTGTCCGCCGTGTCGATATCGCCGATGGTCACCGCCAGCTCGCCGTTCATCTCGGTGACGTGCACCCCGAGCTCCGTAGGGTCCAGTCCCCGGTCCATCAGTTCCTGGGCCGCATCGGTGGCCAATTCCCAGACTGCCGCCCGCGTCTCCGGCGTCATCGACGCCGCCAGGGCCTCGTCGAGGTGGACCGCGTCGGCGAGCGCACCCAGATCACCCGATATGAACGTCGGGGTGTCCTCCACCGAGGTGCCGACGGCGACGGTGCCGGCCAGCGCGGCGTCCAGGGTCCGGACCGCGACCATCGCTCCCTGCAGGATGGCCGTGGCACCGGCCGCCATCCCGTCGAGCACGGCGCCTGCCAGGCCGCCCCCTCCGGCGGTGACCAGGCCGTCGGAGTGGACGGTCATCCCGGCGCTCTCGGCCAGGGCGATGGTGCTCCTCACCGCGGCCTGGATGGTGGTGAGGGCGGCGCAGTGCGCGTCCAGCAACGATCCGACGGTCTGTGCCGAGGATGCTGCTGTTCCGACCCGGTCGGCGGTGGCGGTCACGGTCTGCGTCATGGCCCCGCACGCCGCCCCGGTCCACTCCGGGAACCCGCTGAGTGACTCCAACGCGGTCCGGACGGTGGTGAAGTCGTCGCCGATCGACGCCCACTGGTCGGCGCAGCTCTCGGCCAGTGGAATGTGCGCATCGGCGATGTCCCGGATCTTCATCACTCCACCCCCGCCAGTGAGGTCGCCGAGGTGGTGTCCGCGTCCACGACCGCGTCCACGAAACGGTGCAGGGCTAGTGCTGCGTCCCTCGTGACGGTCCCCTCCGCGTCCCCCGCTCCGCCGATCCGTGCCGCGGCGAGCGCCAGGGCGGCGGCCCCTGCTCCGCCGGGCAGTGATGTCGGTGGTGGGACGCCGACGACCTGCAGGCGTCCTCCCGCATCGCCCAGGTCGCCGCTGTAGCGCTCCAGTAACCGGGCCGCCTGGAGGACCTGCTCCGGCTCGATCCCGATGATTCCTGCCTGTGACATGACCCCTCCTGCACATCCCCGGACCGCCCCCGTGACGGTGACCGGTGAGGCAGGACAGTAGGGCGCCGTGCCGGATCCGTCAATGTTCGCCACCGAACCTGTGGATAATGTTCCTCAAGTTCAGGGGTCAGGTTGTGGACAACCCCGTCAGAGCTTGCCCTCCAGCCGGTCGATGTAGCCCTGGCTGGTGGCGTCCAGGCCAGTGAACGTCACCGTCTTGCCCCGCCGGGCGTACTGCTCCCGCACGCCCTGCAGGGCGGCGACCGTGGAGGAGTCCCACACGGTCGTCGCCGAGAAATCGATGCTGACCTGGTCCGGGTCCCCGGCGTAGTCGAACTGGTACACCAGGTCATTGGAGGACGCGAAGAACAACTGCCCCTCCACCCGGTACGTCCCCTCCCCGGTCGCCTCGACGTGGGTGAGGTGGGCGACGCGTCGGGAGAACGCCACCATCGCAGTGAGGACGCCGAGGATCACCCCGACCGCCAGATTGTCGGTGATCACCGTCGCGATGACGGTCACCACCAGCACGCAGGTCTCCGACAGTGGCATGACGCGCAGCGTGCGCACCGAATTCCAGTCGAAGGTGGTGACCGCGACGACGATCATCACCGCCACCAGCGCAGCCATCGGGATCTTTCCGACGATGTCGGACAGGGTCACCGACAGGATGATGAGGAACGCCCCGGCGAGGAACGAGCTGATCCGGGTGCGGGCCCCGGCCTGTTTCACGTTGATCATCGTCTGCCCGATCATCGCGCAGCCGCCCATGCCGCCGACGAAGCCGGTGACGATATTCGCGATGCCCTGGCCGAAGGTCTCTCGGGTCTTGTCGGAGTGCGTGTCGGTGAGATCGTCGACGAGCTTCGCGGTGAGTAGCGACTCCATCAGCCCGACCAACGCCAGGGCCAAGGCGTAGGGGGCGATGATGCTGAGGGTGTCGAGTGTGAAGGGGACGTCGGGGATACCGAACCCGGGGAAGCTTTCCGGCAGTTCGCCCTGGTCGCCGACGGTCGGCACATCGATGGCGAACACCACGACGGCGAGTGTGATCAGCAGGATGGACGCCAGGGGTGCCGGAATACGTGTGGTGATCTTCGGGAAGCCGACGATGACGAGCAGACCGACGATGACCAGGGGGTAGACCGCCCAGGGCACGTCAATGAGGTTGTCGAGTTGGGCGGTGAAGATGAGGATCGCCAGCGCGTCCACGAACCCGGTCATCACCGAGCGCGGGATAAAGCGCATGAGTTTCGCCACCCCCAGGGCGCCCATGATGACCTGCAGGATCCCGCCGAGGATGACGGTGGCGACGAGGAACTCCACGCCGTGGTCACGGGCGACGGGGAAGATGACCAGGGCGATGGAGCCGGCCGCGCCGGAGACCATGCCGGGGCGTCCGCCGAGCAGGGCGGTGACGCACGCCATGGTGAACGCGGCGTAGAGCCCCATCTTCGGGTCGAGGCCGGCGACGATGGCGAAACTCAGCGACTCCGGGATCAGCGCGAACGCGGTGACCAGGCCGCCGAGGATTTCCACGGTGAGCAGCTTCGGGCTCTTGAGTGCGGCGAGGACGGTGGCGGGCGTCGGCTGGGCGGTGGTCACCCGGGAATCGTATACCGGTGGTGACGACGGGCCCTCCCCTTCACCCTCCCGTACCCTGGTGACCATGCGCATCGCAGCGATCCAGATGAGTTCCGAACCGGATGTGGCGACGAACCTGGCGACCATCCGCGCCGCCGTCACCGACGCCGCCGGGCACGGCGCCGACCTCGTCGTCTTCCCCGAGGCGGCGATGTTCCCCTTCGACGCCGGACGTCTCGACGTCATCGCCCAACCCCTCGACGGGCTCTTCGCCACCGCCGTGAAGAACCTCGCCGTCGAGCATGACGTCACCGTTGTCGTCGGCATGTTCACCCCGGCGGACACCGTCTACCGCCACCCCGGCGGCGAGCTGACCACGGAACCGATGGCCGGGGCAGGGGAGGCCAACCGCTTCCGCAGGGTCAACAACACTCTGCTCATCACCGGCCCGCACGGCACCGACCACTACAACAAGATCCACACCTTCGACGCCTTCGGCTACCGCGAATCCGACACCGTCCGCCCTGGCACCCGGCGCGTGGTCTACGAGATCGACGGCGTCACCATCGGCCTGGCGACCTGCTACGACATCCGCTTCCCCGCGCACTTCTATGCGTTGGCGAAAGCTGGGGCGACGGTGATGGTCGTGCCGACCTCCTGGACCGACGGGCCCGGCAAACTCGGCCAGTGGCGCACCCTCACCGCTGCCCGCGCCCTCGACACCACCAGCTACCTTGTCGCCGCCGCGCAAGCCCGCCCCGGGTCCCCCGACCGCTACGGCATCAATGACGGACCGACCGGTATCGGTCACTCCACGGTCATCGGTCCGGACGGCGCCCGGCTCGCGGAGACCGGGTACGTCCCCCAGGTCCTGCTCGTCGACATCGACCCGAACCGGGTGGACAAGGTCCGCAAGGGCCTGCCCGTCCTCGTCGGCCACGATCGGGACCTCGAGGTCAGTGGGGTGGACCTGCGGAAGTTCGGGGCACAGGCGTTGGGGGCCGTCACACCGGCTCCGCAGTGATCACCTCGTCGGCCACGCCGGCGGCGGTGAGTTCGGCGACGACGGCGCGGACGGCCGCCCGGTCCGCCGGATCGCCGGCGATGAGGACGCGGCGTCCCCGGTGGGTGCCGTCGGCCAGGGCCGTCTCCACGGCGGTCCCGATCCGCAGCGGCTCACCATTGACCAGTTGTTCCGGTCTGGGCCGGGAGTAGATGGAGAACTGTTCCCGGTCGGGGGAGTCGAACCAGGCGTCGTCCCGGGCGTCGGTACCGGTGATGACCGGGGTGACCCTCAACCAGTCGAACACGCCTGCCAGGCCCAGGAGGCCGGTGTACTCGTGCAGGTCATCGGCATGGTCGACCTGCCAGTAGAGATGTACCGGGGGAACCGTACTGCGGGCGGAGACGTGCAGTATCAGCGCCCGTAGCGGCGCCAGGCCGGCACCGAGGGCGAGCATGAGTACCGGGGTGTCGTCCTCCGGGATCTCCAGGGCGCCGGTCGGGTTGGCGACCACCCAGTGCTCGCCGACCGTGGCCTTGGGTGGGGTGTCGACCGGGTGGAACAGGGCGAACTCCAGCAGTCCTCCGGGGTTCGGCGGGATGGCGGACGCCGCGGTCTGCCACTGCCCGGGGTTGCCGGGCGTGCGGACTTCAAGGAACTGTCCGGGCCAGCCGGTCTCCGGCGGGGTGACCTGCAGGCGTACCACCGTGACCCGGGGGGAGCGGTGCTGGATCTCCAGGACCTCGGCGTCCGCGGCAGCGGGGATCCCGGCCTCGTCATCGTCGACGGCGCCGAGGGCGGTGATGCGGATCCCCAGATCGACCGTCTGCAGCAGTTCGGCGAGGCCGTCGGGGAGACCGGCGTCCTCCGCAGCCTGGTAGGTGAGGTCGGCGCCAGGGTAGGTGAAGCCGTGGAGCTCGCACAGGGCCCGGCTGAGCGCTTCGGCGGCAGCGGTGTGGTGCTCCACGGTGATGCCGTCCTTGCGCAGGTCACGTCCCAGGTCGGCGAGGAATTCCGTGCGTTCGGCGTCGAAGTTCGCCGTACCGGAGGCGGTGAAGGTCAGCCCTTCGGCGGCGACGAGGGCGGCGCGGCGGACCCAGTCGACGGACGGGAGCAGGGGAGCGCAGCCGGTACCGTCCGCGGAGACGGGCAGTGGGACATCGCCGACCGGCGGGGCCAGCTGGTGCCAGTGGGTGAGGGCAAGAGCGGTGAGTTCGTCGAGTCGGTCATAGGTGGCGTTCACGGCGTCGCTGAGGGTGGCGAAGGTCGGGACGGTGACTGCCCGGAAGTGGCGTGATCCGGGGTGGCTCGGCTCCTGCGTCATGGTCTCATTCTGGCACAGCGGGTACCGGGGAAGTCCGGGACAGTAGAGCTCACACTGTGACGCAGGACACAGAGATTTTCCTACTTGAGTGGAACACGCTCAATCTCTCGGGCGTTGAAGCAGTCAGAAACGTAGAGTTGACAACATTGGACTAAACAAGA of Corynebacterium terpenotabidum Y-11 contains these proteins:
- a CDS encoding alpha/beta fold hydrolase, with amino-acid sequence MNADLTTTSTRRHGHTVKEHVLTAPLVHGGTDLRTIDIFAREYIPDGGEALPALVFLQGGPGHGAPRPTSPTREITGWLGEALSGYRVILLDQRGTGRSTPVDAAVPLPADYLTHLRADSIVADAELLRVTLGEDPWALLGQSFGGFCITTYLSQHPEGVREAYLTGGLPGFAHDPHTRVDDIYRATYAKTAVRNERFFAQFPGTQQRIRDICRHLDTHEELLPTGERLSSRRFRLIGMNLGRTGGFDTLAYLLEEPFHTVGGMTRLRTPFLLRVADEIRFADAPLYAVIHESIYGMDRATNWSAHRIGESLPGFTDEIDDDDPVYLTGEHIRPWLFDEDPSLRPWKDAAHALAAKDDWTPLYDADALAATHDNGIRTAAAVYLDDIFVPFELSMETAGHIGGLRPHVTNRWEHNGIGMDGAGLFRTLRDLAWDH
- a CDS encoding exodeoxyribonuclease III, which translates into the protein MLRIATANVNGIRAAQRRGFDDWLTGRHCDVIALQEIRAQANKLPEGAFGGYHVALETGGLPGRNGVAVLTTRPPAAVRTWSGTALLGEPHAGPGDLREVPAADRVALARDLRPFIAEGRYIEVDLAEVPVTVACLYLPKGGLPAELQRPERMREAPDGGRRYRRKMGFLAGFGRYLVRTRRAALAEGREFLLMGDMNIAHTPHDLANWRGNRNHDGFLPEERDWFDRQLSPRTLVDVVRSVHPDTDGPYSWWSWAGQSFAKDVGWRIDYHLATPRLARRAIRAEVDREHRGVRLSDHSPVVVDYETG
- a CDS encoding LLM class flavin-dependent oxidoreductase translates to MKAFGFLSFGHYDLAGSARHMPGAKENLKNALEIAVGADELGVNGAYFRVHHFAPQHSAPMPLLAAIAARTERIEVGTGVIDIRYENPLHLAEEAAQLDLLSDGRVALGVSRGSPEPVDRGYEAFGYHPGTDDPKGAAMAREKFERFMAAVDGEGMATSLPLDQQYPRMYHPDVPVPVMPHSLSLRKHVWWGAGSRDTAVRAAHDGVNLMSSTLLTEANGDRFEDLQADQIRAYRAAWKEAGHQWTPRVSVSRSIIPVTSQEDMRMFGIGGDDGGIGWIDDGQATFGRSYADEPDKLVEQLRKDAALAEADTLMITIPSQLGVDANLRILQNFAEHVAPELGWEPNTAGLVTGYPVS
- a CDS encoding FAD-dependent oxidoreductase yields the protein MSALPATVPAVIIGAGQAGLAAAHELVRRGFTPGTDVLVLDGNDGPGGAWRHRWDSLTLGRAHGIADLPGLPMERPDPTVPASHLVSDYYGRYEEAFGLQVVRPVQVVSVRGTGEDGDTGSDLDLTLLSGGTCTTVRTRLLLNATGTWTHPYVPYVPGIAEFTGRQLHTVDYVRREDFAGQRVLVIGGGLSAVQFLLELNQPGAAADTVWATRRPPNFTSQEFDQRWGYGVEERVRAATLSGRRPDSVVRNTGIPPWPEYLAAVEAGVLVSRGMVARFTDHGAVWGEQSSRARQNASWSPFPAGHTEDVDTIFWNTGFRPALTHLAPLHLHEQNSGGIRMVDEVRVAKDPRILLVGYGSTASTVGANRAGRLAGRAAAEILAG
- a CDS encoding alpha/beta hydrolase is translated as MKIRDIADAHIPLAESCADQWASIGDDFTTVRTALESLSGFPEWTGAACGAMTQTVTATADRVGTAASSAQTVGSLLDAHCAALTTIQAAVRSTIALAESAGMTVHSDGLVTAGGGGLAGAVLDGMAAGATAILQGAMVAVRTLDAALAGTVAVGTSVEDTPTFISGDLGALADAVHLDEALAASMTPETRAAVWELATDAAQELMDRGLDPTELGVHVTEMNGELAVTIGDIDTADKVTTLVSGTGSSSLGGLRESSLLAARITNPGQATIAWHGYDAPASLPAASRNGNARRGGTELRGVQENLRTRNPDARLSIVGHSYGTRVIDEGAGDSSRALQADEIHLMGSPGMTALTADQLHLDALDGDAEVHVYRAPGDIIGAVTDNSLIHGRDPADLGWGADFINGTAPEDHSVPEKLDRWLLNGSGKDAADLAATLWGLADGDVGDEHSGYRTDEGVLEALRK
- a CDS encoding SulP family inorganic anion transporter, encoding MRMVTRVREGEGEGPSSPPVYDSRVTTAQPTPATVLAALKSPKLLTVEILGGLVTAFALIPESLSFAIVAGLDPKMGLYAAFTMACVTALLGGRPGMVSGAAGSIALVIFPVARDHGVEFLVATVILGGILQVIMGALGVAKLMRFIPRSVMTGFVDALAILIFTAQLDNLIDVPWAVYPLVIVGLLVIVGFPKITTRIPAPLASILLITLAVVVFAIDVPTVGDQGELPESFPGFGIPDVPFTLDTLSIIAPYALALALVGLMESLLTAKLVDDLTDTHSDKTRETFGQGIANIVTGFVGGMGGCAMIGQTMINVKQAGARTRISSFLAGAFLIILSVTLSDIVGKIPMAALVAVMIVVAVTTFDWNSVRTLRVMPLSETCVLVVTVIATVITDNLAVGVILGVLTAMVAFSRRVAHLTHVEATGEGTYRVEGQLFFASSNDLVYQFDYAGDPDQVSIDFSATTVWDSSTVAALQGVREQYARRGKTVTFTGLDATSQGYIDRLEGKL
- a CDS encoding carbon-nitrogen hydrolase family protein, with translation MRIAAIQMSSEPDVATNLATIRAAVTDAAGHGADLVVFPEAAMFPFDAGRLDVIAQPLDGLFATAVKNLAVEHDVTVVVGMFTPADTVYRHPGGELTTEPMAGAGEANRFRRVNNTLLITGPHGTDHYNKIHTFDAFGYRESDTVRPGTRRVVYEIDGVTIGLATCYDIRFPAHFYALAKAGATVMVVPTSWTDGPGKLGQWRTLTAARALDTTSYLVAAAQARPGSPDRYGINDGPTGIGHSTVIGPDGARLAETGYVPQVLLVDIDPNRVDKVRKGLPVLVGHDRDLEVSGVDLRKFGAQALGAVTPAPQ